One stretch of Euphorbia lathyris chromosome 7, ddEupLath1.1, whole genome shotgun sequence DNA includes these proteins:
- the LOC136201097 gene encoding F-box/kelch-repeat protein At3g23880-like, whose protein sequence is MLLSLPLISDGVISLDGGMITPNGFVSLRNRIISSQTIMQSGRISLTTNSNAKRDRTMIGEVSLNRVTQPSFSYLPKDIVVTIILRLSIKTIFIFKSVCKTWYDIVSDPEFAKVRFDQGEVYPLIQTSLCRQGSKMVYLVQPDKDDFELKLGMCDHYFFKRGCVCNLEVKIDTKFEIPEKYSQYGATNSCNGLLCLLNKCDKWLCPIVCNPIMGEFINLPTDKIELSSSSICYGFGFSPTPNQYTVIRMFHHDTHVSNKAEVHILGTKTWKEIDIFNQSIPKSFTTYLNGFIYWSSNLQSLSIFSFDAGEQGFGSVPSPAINDPYAQDSVGVLGRELCITAVLEYGAIHVWTMKDNSTDKGWSKVYSFDYIYCNLVPHYGCFQPIKYLDDGALLMFFSSTEALVYMDPIKHQFKYLNVHSMSKVEAIAYIPNFVSLKHILSGQNAKVHKVKSRCAKLKLHSETDVDIIEQRFYPDFYY, encoded by the exons ATGCTACTTTCTCTTCCACTTATAAGTGATGGAGTAATTTCACTGGATGGAGGGATGATTACGCCTAATGGTTTCGTTTCCTTGAGGAATCG TATCATATCTTCACAAACAATCATGCAAAGTGGAAGGATTTCTCTGACTACAAACTCTAATGCAAAGAGAGATAGAACAATGATAGGGGAAGTTAGCCTTAACCGAGTCACTCAACCTTCATTTTCTTATCTTCCCAAGGATATTGTGGTAACTATCATACTTAGATTGTCCATTAAGACGATTTTTATATTCAAATCTGTGTGCAAAACATGGTATGATATAGTTTCAGACCCCGAATTTGCAAAGGTCCGTTTTGATCAAGGTGAGGTTTATCCTCTGATTCAAACCTCATTGTGTAGACAAGGGTCGAAAATGGTTTATCTTGTGCAGCCAGATAAGGATGATTTTGAGCTCAAGCTTGGGATGTGTGATCATTACTTTTTTAAGCGTGGATGTGTTTGTAATCTTGAGGTTAAAATTGACACCAAATTTGAAATCCCAGAGAAATATAGTCAATATGGAGCCACTAATTCATGCAATGGGTTACTTTGCTTGTTGAATAAATGTGATAAATGGCTATGCCCAATTGTTTGCAATCCAATTATGGGTGAGTTTATTAACCTTCCAACAGATAAGATTGAATTGAGCTCGTCTAGTATATGTTATGGGTTCGGTTTTAGTCCCACCCCTAACCAATATACAGTGATCAGAATGTTTCATCATGACACCCATGTTTCCAATAAGGCTGAAGTCCATATTCTTGGTACAAAAACATGGAAAGAGATAGACATTTTCAACCAGTCAATTCCCAAGTCATTCACAACTTATTTGAACGGGTTTATTTATTGGTCTTCTAATTTACAATCATTATCTATATTTAGTTTTGATGCTGGGGAGCAAGGTTTTGGGTCGGTGCCATCACCAGCAATTAACGATCCTTATGCACAAGACAGTGTTGGGGTATTAGGAAGAGAACTCTGCATAACTGCAGTTCTTGAGTATGGTGCTATTCATGTTTGGACAATGAAAGATAATAGTACCGATAAGGGGTGGTCTAAAGTTTACTCCTTCGATTACATATATTGTAATCTAGTACCACATTACGGCTGTTTTCAACCAATTAAGTACTTGGATGATGGGGCACTGCTGATGTTTTTCTCTTCTACAGAAGCTTTAGTATACATGGATCCAATAAAACATCAATTTAAATATTTGAATGTCCATAGCATGTCCAAAGTTGAAGCAATTGCTTATATTCCAAACTTTGTTTCACTCAAACATATTCTATCAGGACAGAATGCGAAGGTGCATAAAGTCAAGTCGAG GTGTGCGAAGTTGAAGCTGCATAGCGAGACCGATGTTGATATTATTGAACAACGGTTTTATCCCGACTTTTATTATTGA